A window from Phaenicophaeus curvirostris isolate KB17595 chromosome 13, BPBGC_Pcur_1.0, whole genome shotgun sequence encodes these proteins:
- the NRK gene encoding nik-related protein kinase isoform X3, with protein MPALLRSAGHGGAGPRGSGQRGGMARDCAARSLDGIDLAALRDPAGIFELVQVVGNGTYGQVYKGRHVKTGQLAAIKVMNVTENEEEEIKLEINMLKKYSHHRNIATYYGAFVKKSPAGQDDQLWLVMEYCGAGSVTDLVKKTKGNCFKEDWIAYICREVLRGLAHLHAHHVIHRDIKGQNVLLTENAEVKLVDFGVSAQLDRTIGRRNTFIGTPYWMAPEVIACEENPDSTYDYRSDLWSLGITAIEMAEGAPPLCDMHPMRALFLIPRNPPPKLKSRKWSKKFLNFVESCLVKNYLHRPSTETLLKHSFIRDMQNERQVRIMLKDHLDRTRKKKGEKEETDYDYSGSEEEDDELNEDEGEPSSIVNLPGESTLRREFLRLQQENKNRSDPHRQQQQLKDQEKYKKQLLMERQKRIEQQKEQRRRLEDHQRREQELRRLQECEQRWPDAKALQRKEEICKEDKRAVEDERFIVDRQRKLEKKQAEDGQHNRKMHRTLPKDQTQLLSLQHDQKQKKKEPSNSSNSAVHPPSSSASKEAKDRKTISDSIQPSLQWPAVLGHEATPHPRMGSGSSSSPCTPAPQRAVLVQCENFRASKDVYHSSSLSDMVTTPLSPVQDDVFWSMSQNEEPPPKVPERTTSKFYIRDQPGYQRCLSSNTHQSSPGGHALKINSSSSTPGSTQWEMVSHQSSRSTSGNPGPAKTEDILSQSHFQLQKKSEKVSHPGQIASPVSFAKGKDGASSFLKAADYSSSSDEVSSSDEDDINHTRQLLSSRVADFSRTRVPDGIELKPQSTIAEQKDQILGKQISSTQEGLWSLNNQNYLLPDLLQQSQISDSSVNPPKVPLTSQEPQNKPLNKAPCTESTPSKSSTSSATSFTSFIDPRLLPITPPTSPVGPSCSSPSSGKPEPVRRENARKGSVVNVNPTNIRPQSDSPEIRKYKKKFNSEVLCAALWGVNLLVGTENGLWLLDRSGQGRVYSLITRRRFQQMDVLEGLNVLITISGKKNKLRVYYLSWLRNKILRNDPEVEKRQGWVSVGDLEGCVHYKVVKYERIKFLVIALKNSVEVYAWAPKPYHKFMAFKSFTSLHHKPLSVDLTVENGQRLKVIYGSLVGFHAIDVDSGSVYDLYLPTHPLFLVPHLFLHLLPASIAHASTKATH; from the exons AATGAAGAAGAGGAAATCAAGCTGGAGATAAATATGCTTAAAAAGTACTCCCATCACCGGAATATTGCTACATATTATGGTGCGTTTGTAAAGAAAAGTCCTGCAGGCCAAGACGATCAGCTCTGG TTGGTGATGGAGTACTGCGGCGCGGGCTCTGTCACTGACCTGGTAAAGAAGACAAAAGGGAACTGTTTCAAGGAAGACTGGATTGCGTACATCTGCAGAGAGGTTCTCAGG GGCTTGGCACATCTTCATGCTCATCATGTCATCCATCGAGATATTAAAGGACAGAATGTTCTTCTTACAGAAAATGCTGAAGTAAAACTGG TGGACTTCGGTGTAAGCGCTCAACTGGATAGGACTATTGGGAGAAGAAACACATTTATTGGCACACCGTATTGGATGGCACCAGAGGTTATTGCTTGTGAGGAGAACCCAGACTCTACGTATGATTACAGA AGTGACCTATGGTCTCTGGGAATCACTGCTATTGAAATGGCTGAAGGAGCTCCTC CCCTGTGTGACATGCACCCCATGAGAGCGCTCTTCCTCATCCCACGGAACCCTCCCCCAAagctgaaatccagaaaatg GTCAAAGAAATTCCTAAACTTTGTTGAAAGCTGCcttgtaaaaaattatttgcatcgTCCGTCCACTGAAACCTTGCTTAAGCATTCTTTCATCCGAGACATGCAGAATGAACGGCAAGTGCGCATCATGCTGAAAGACCACCTGGACAGgaccaggaagaaaaaaggagaaaagg AAGAAACGGACTATGATTACAGTGGAAGTGAGGAGGAAGATGATGAGCTGAATGAAGATGAAGGAGAACCAAG CTCCATAGTTAATCTCCCAGGGGAGTCAACTCTCCGCCGTGAATTTCTGAGGCTGCAGCAGGAGAACAAAAACCGTTCTGACCCTCAtcgccagcagcagcagctgaaggaccAGGAGAAAtacaagaagcagctgctgatgGAGCGGCAGAAACGGATCGAGCAGCAgaaagagcagaggaggaggctggaggaT CATCAGAGGCGAGAACAGGAGCTACGAAGGCTGCAGGAGTGTGAGCAGAGGTGGCCAGATGCAAAGGCCcttcagaggaaagaggagataTGTAAAGAAGATAAAAGGGCTGTGGAAGATGAACGGTTCATAGTAGACAGACAGAGGAAATTGGAAAAGAAGCAG GCGGAAGACGGACAGCACAACAGGAAGATGCATCGAACTCTGCCCAAAGATCAGACACAGCTGCTGTCTCTCCAGCATGaccagaagcagaagaagaaggagcCTTCCAACAGTTCAAATTCTGCAGTGCATCCCCCATCAAGCAGTGCAAGCAAAGAG GCCAAGGACCGAAAAACGATAAGTGACAGCATCCAGCCTTCCCTCCAGTGGCCAGCGGTGCTGGGGCATGAAGCCACACCACACCCCAGGATGGGATCTGGCAGCAGTTCCAGCCCTTGCACCCCTGCACCACAGAGAGCTGTGTTAGTACAG TGTGAAAACTTCCGAGCTAGTAAGGATGTGTACCACAGCAGTTCACTGTCAGATATGGTGACGACACCACTCAGCCCTGTGCAGGATGACGTATTCTGGAGCATGAGTCAAAATGAAGAACCACCCCCAAAG GTTCCAGAAAGGACAACCTCCAAATTTTACATCAGGGATCAGCCTGGCTATCAGAGATGCCTTTCAAG TAACACTCATCAGTCATCCCCAGGGGGACATGCTCTGAAgataaacagcagcagcagcactccTGGCAGCACGCAGTGGGAGATGGTATCTCATCAGAGCAGCCGGTCAACCTCAG ggAATCCAGGACCGGCCAAAACAGAGGATATTTTGTCGCAAAGCCACTTTCAGCTACAAAAGAAGTCTGAAAAAGTTTCTCATCCAGGCCAGATTGCA AGCCCAGTCTCCTTTGCCAAGGGAAAGGACGGTGCCAGCTCATTCTTAAAAGCAGCAGACTATTCTTCATCAAGTGACGAAGTCAGCAGCAGTGATGAAGATGATATAAACCACACAAG GCAACTGCTAAGCAGCAGAGTGGCAGATTTCTCAAGGACGAGAGTACCAGATGGAATTGAACTGAAACCCCAAAGCACCATTGCAGAACAGAAG GATCAGATTTTAGGGAAACAAATTTCTAGCACCCAAGAAGGCCTCTGGAGCCTAAACAACCAGAACTATCTCCTGCCAGATCTTCTCCAGCAAAGCCAAATTTCAGACTCCTCTGTGAACCCACCAAAAGTGCCACTGACGAGCCAGGAACCTCAGAACAAACCTCTGAATAAG GCCCCATGCACTGAAAGCACACCTTCAAAGAGCAGCACATCGTCTGCAACATCATTTACTTCGTTTATAGATCCTAGACTTCTGCCAATCACCCCTCCTACCAGTCCAGTGGGACCTTCCTGTAGCTCTC CATCCAGTGGAAAACCTGAGCCTGTCAGGAGAGAAAATGCAAGGAAGGGCTCCGTTGTCAACGTCAACCCAACAAATATCCGCCCGCAGAGCGATAGTCCAGAAATACGTAAATACAAGAAGAAGTTCAACTCGGAGGTCCTTTGTGCTGCTTTATGGG GAGTGAATTTACTGGTGGGAACAGAGAATGGATTGTGGCTGCTGGACAGAAGTGGGCAAGGAAGAGTTTATTCGCTGATTACAAGGAGGCGCTTCCAGCAAATGGATGTTCTGGAAGGACTCAATGTGCTAATTACCATATCAG GGAAGAAGAACAAGTTGAGGGTATATTACTTATCGTGgctgagaaataaaattttgcGCAATGACCCAGAGGTGGAGAAGCGTCAGGGCTGGGTGTCTGTTGGTGACCTGGAAGGCTGTGTACACTACAAAGTTG TAAAATATGAGAGAATCAAATTCCTTGTAATTGCTTTGAAAAACTCAGTGGAGGTTTATGCTTGGGCTCCAAAGCCTTATCACAAATTCATGGCTTTTAAG tccTTTACCTCACTTCATCACAAACCACTGTCAGTTGACCTGACTGTTGAAAATGGACAAAGATTAAAAGTCATATATGGCTCACTAGTGGGCTTCCATGCTATCGATGTGGACTCTGGATCTGTGTATGACCTGTACCTTCCAACACAC CCTCTTTTCCTGGTTCCCCACCTCTTTCTTCATCTCTTACCTGCTTCGATCGCTCATGCGAGTACCAAGGCAACGCATTAA
- the NRK gene encoding nik-related protein kinase isoform X2, which yields MNVTENEEEEIKLEINMLKKYSHHRNIATYYGAFVKKSPAGQDDQLWLVMEYCGAGSVTDLVKKTKGNCFKEDWIAYICREVLRGLAHLHAHHVIHRDIKGQNVLLTENAEVKLVDFGVSAQLDRTIGRRNTFIGTPYWMAPEVIACEENPDSTYDYRSDLWSLGITAIEMAEGAPPLCDMHPMRALFLIPRNPPPKLKSRKWSKKFLNFVESCLVKNYLHRPSTETLLKHSFIRDMQNERQVRIMLKDHLDRTRKKKGEKEETDYDYSGSEEEDDELNEDEGEPSSIVNLPGESTLRREFLRLQQENKNRSDPHRQQQQLKDQEKYKKQLLMERQKRIEQQKEQRRRLEDHQRREQELRRLQECEQRWPDAKALQRKEEICKEDKRAVEDERFIVDRQRKLEKKQAEDGQHNRKMHRTLPKDQTQLLSLQHDQKQKKKEPSNSSNSAVHPPSSSASKEAKDRKTISDSIQPSLQWPAVLGHEATPHPRMGSGSSSSPCTPAPQRAVLVQCENFRASKDVYHSSSLSDMVTTPLSPVQDDVFWSMSQNEEPPPKVPERTTSKFYIRDQPGYQRCLSSNTHQSSPGGHALKINSSSSTPGSTQWEMVSHQSSRSTSGNPGPAKTEDILSQSHFQLQKKSEKVSHPGQIASPVSFAKGKDGASSFLKAADYSSSSDEVSSSDEDDINHTRQLLSSRVADFSRTRVPDGIELKPQSTIAEQKDQILGKQISSTQEGLWSLNNQNYLLPDLLQQSQISDSSVNPPKVPLTSQEPQNKPLNKAPCTESTPSKSSTSSATSFTSFIDPRLLPITPPTSPVGPSCSSPSSGKPEPVRRENARKGSVVNVNPTNIRPQSDSPEIRKYKKKFNSEVLCAALWGVNLLVGTENGLWLLDRSGQGRVYSLITRRRFQQMDVLEGLNVLITISGKKNKLRVYYLSWLRNKILRNDPEVEKRQGWVSVGDLEGCVHYKVVKYERIKFLVIALKNSVEVYAWAPKPYHKFMAFKSFTSLHHKPLSVDLTVENGQRLKVIYGSLVGFHAIDVDSGSVYDLYLPTHIQGTIRPHAIIILPNTSGMELLLTYEDEGIYIDIYGHFTKETVLQWGEMPASVAYLQSNQVMGWGEKAIELRSVETGNLEGVFMHKKAQKLKFLCERNDKVFFASVQSGGSSQIYFMTLGQNVLFNW from the exons AATGAAGAAGAGGAAATCAAGCTGGAGATAAATATGCTTAAAAAGTACTCCCATCACCGGAATATTGCTACATATTATGGTGCGTTTGTAAAGAAAAGTCCTGCAGGCCAAGACGATCAGCTCTGG TTGGTGATGGAGTACTGCGGCGCGGGCTCTGTCACTGACCTGGTAAAGAAGACAAAAGGGAACTGTTTCAAGGAAGACTGGATTGCGTACATCTGCAGAGAGGTTCTCAGG GGCTTGGCACATCTTCATGCTCATCATGTCATCCATCGAGATATTAAAGGACAGAATGTTCTTCTTACAGAAAATGCTGAAGTAAAACTGG TGGACTTCGGTGTAAGCGCTCAACTGGATAGGACTATTGGGAGAAGAAACACATTTATTGGCACACCGTATTGGATGGCACCAGAGGTTATTGCTTGTGAGGAGAACCCAGACTCTACGTATGATTACAGA AGTGACCTATGGTCTCTGGGAATCACTGCTATTGAAATGGCTGAAGGAGCTCCTC CCCTGTGTGACATGCACCCCATGAGAGCGCTCTTCCTCATCCCACGGAACCCTCCCCCAAagctgaaatccagaaaatg GTCAAAGAAATTCCTAAACTTTGTTGAAAGCTGCcttgtaaaaaattatttgcatcgTCCGTCCACTGAAACCTTGCTTAAGCATTCTTTCATCCGAGACATGCAGAATGAACGGCAAGTGCGCATCATGCTGAAAGACCACCTGGACAGgaccaggaagaaaaaaggagaaaagg AAGAAACGGACTATGATTACAGTGGAAGTGAGGAGGAAGATGATGAGCTGAATGAAGATGAAGGAGAACCAAG CTCCATAGTTAATCTCCCAGGGGAGTCAACTCTCCGCCGTGAATTTCTGAGGCTGCAGCAGGAGAACAAAAACCGTTCTGACCCTCAtcgccagcagcagcagctgaaggaccAGGAGAAAtacaagaagcagctgctgatgGAGCGGCAGAAACGGATCGAGCAGCAgaaagagcagaggaggaggctggaggaT CATCAGAGGCGAGAACAGGAGCTACGAAGGCTGCAGGAGTGTGAGCAGAGGTGGCCAGATGCAAAGGCCcttcagaggaaagaggagataTGTAAAGAAGATAAAAGGGCTGTGGAAGATGAACGGTTCATAGTAGACAGACAGAGGAAATTGGAAAAGAAGCAG GCGGAAGACGGACAGCACAACAGGAAGATGCATCGAACTCTGCCCAAAGATCAGACACAGCTGCTGTCTCTCCAGCATGaccagaagcagaagaagaaggagcCTTCCAACAGTTCAAATTCTGCAGTGCATCCCCCATCAAGCAGTGCAAGCAAAGAG GCCAAGGACCGAAAAACGATAAGTGACAGCATCCAGCCTTCCCTCCAGTGGCCAGCGGTGCTGGGGCATGAAGCCACACCACACCCCAGGATGGGATCTGGCAGCAGTTCCAGCCCTTGCACCCCTGCACCACAGAGAGCTGTGTTAGTACAG TGTGAAAACTTCCGAGCTAGTAAGGATGTGTACCACAGCAGTTCACTGTCAGATATGGTGACGACACCACTCAGCCCTGTGCAGGATGACGTATTCTGGAGCATGAGTCAAAATGAAGAACCACCCCCAAAG GTTCCAGAAAGGACAACCTCCAAATTTTACATCAGGGATCAGCCTGGCTATCAGAGATGCCTTTCAAG TAACACTCATCAGTCATCCCCAGGGGGACATGCTCTGAAgataaacagcagcagcagcactccTGGCAGCACGCAGTGGGAGATGGTATCTCATCAGAGCAGCCGGTCAACCTCAG ggAATCCAGGACCGGCCAAAACAGAGGATATTTTGTCGCAAAGCCACTTTCAGCTACAAAAGAAGTCTGAAAAAGTTTCTCATCCAGGCCAGATTGCA AGCCCAGTCTCCTTTGCCAAGGGAAAGGACGGTGCCAGCTCATTCTTAAAAGCAGCAGACTATTCTTCATCAAGTGACGAAGTCAGCAGCAGTGATGAAGATGATATAAACCACACAAG GCAACTGCTAAGCAGCAGAGTGGCAGATTTCTCAAGGACGAGAGTACCAGATGGAATTGAACTGAAACCCCAAAGCACCATTGCAGAACAGAAG GATCAGATTTTAGGGAAACAAATTTCTAGCACCCAAGAAGGCCTCTGGAGCCTAAACAACCAGAACTATCTCCTGCCAGATCTTCTCCAGCAAAGCCAAATTTCAGACTCCTCTGTGAACCCACCAAAAGTGCCACTGACGAGCCAGGAACCTCAGAACAAACCTCTGAATAAG GCCCCATGCACTGAAAGCACACCTTCAAAGAGCAGCACATCGTCTGCAACATCATTTACTTCGTTTATAGATCCTAGACTTCTGCCAATCACCCCTCCTACCAGTCCAGTGGGACCTTCCTGTAGCTCTC CATCCAGTGGAAAACCTGAGCCTGTCAGGAGAGAAAATGCAAGGAAGGGCTCCGTTGTCAACGTCAACCCAACAAATATCCGCCCGCAGAGCGATAGTCCAGAAATACGTAAATACAAGAAGAAGTTCAACTCGGAGGTCCTTTGTGCTGCTTTATGGG GAGTGAATTTACTGGTGGGAACAGAGAATGGATTGTGGCTGCTGGACAGAAGTGGGCAAGGAAGAGTTTATTCGCTGATTACAAGGAGGCGCTTCCAGCAAATGGATGTTCTGGAAGGACTCAATGTGCTAATTACCATATCAG GGAAGAAGAACAAGTTGAGGGTATATTACTTATCGTGgctgagaaataaaattttgcGCAATGACCCAGAGGTGGAGAAGCGTCAGGGCTGGGTGTCTGTTGGTGACCTGGAAGGCTGTGTACACTACAAAGTTG TAAAATATGAGAGAATCAAATTCCTTGTAATTGCTTTGAAAAACTCAGTGGAGGTTTATGCTTGGGCTCCAAAGCCTTATCACAAATTCATGGCTTTTAAG tccTTTACCTCACTTCATCACAAACCACTGTCAGTTGACCTGACTGTTGAAAATGGACAAAGATTAAAAGTCATATATGGCTCACTAGTGGGCTTCCATGCTATCGATGTGGACTCTGGATCTGTGTATGACCTGTACCTTCCAACACAC ATCCAGGGGACTATTCGCCCACATGCCATTATCATCCTCCCAAATACCAGCGGGATGGAGCTTTTACTCACCTATGAAGATGAAGGCATCTACATTGATATATATGGGCATTTCACCAAGGAGACTGTTCTACAGTGGGGAGAAATGCCAGCATCTGTAG